A single Gemmatimonadota bacterium DNA region contains:
- a CDS encoding 6-bladed beta-propeller encodes MNEHSRAAASMSVPLLLALCFGVGCSEGGIERSPDGVPTFRGTVDLEFGEIEGEDPYLFTRIESIVEDTGGRLIVADLQSHEVRVFGSEGDFLFRFGGPGEGPGELTQPCCLAFGPDGKLWVRESTRYSVFRLDGAIAEYDSGARIAHVGIGMVAPITFDAEGRLVDIGSLMTEDGGGTARFHHGFDGAVDTVLMAGPEKYGMGSTTVERMIGDTPVGFFVYQPFGPLWLHAHSPGGAWAEAVTSEYSVTLHHPDGTVSRVEGPQALGPPLSPSDLEWAQASIDRDLQRFDLRNHPFEIPDRKPPLADIFFDRAGRLWVEKTGTDGEEMREADVYAGSALVARYRWPRRVSVGDVPWVTESVLYGTTRDSLDVRRVARVRFEPGS; translated from the coding sequence ATGAACGAACATTCCCGCGCTGCCGCTTCGATGTCCGTGCCCCTGCTGCTGGCACTCTGCTTCGGTGTAGGCTGTTCGGAGGGAGGCATCGAACGCTCACCGGATGGTGTCCCGACCTTCCGCGGCACGGTAGATCTGGAGTTCGGGGAGATCGAAGGTGAAGATCCCTATCTCTTCACCCGGATCGAGTCGATCGTCGAGGACACGGGCGGGAGGCTGATCGTCGCAGACCTCCAGTCGCACGAGGTGCGGGTCTTCGGTTCCGAGGGCGACTTCCTGTTCCGCTTCGGTGGTCCGGGCGAGGGACCGGGTGAACTGACGCAACCCTGTTGCCTCGCGTTCGGGCCGGACGGCAAGCTCTGGGTGCGCGAGAGTACCCGATACAGTGTGTTCCGGCTGGACGGCGCGATTGCGGAGTACGACAGTGGAGCGAGGATCGCTCACGTGGGCATCGGCATGGTTGCCCCGATCACCTTCGATGCCGAGGGTCGGCTTGTCGATATCGGATCACTGATGACCGAGGACGGGGGTGGCACTGCGCGCTTTCATCACGGTTTCGACGGGGCTGTGGACACGGTACTGATGGCGGGTCCGGAGAAGTACGGGATGGGCTCGACCACGGTCGAGCGTATGATCGGCGACACTCCGGTAGGCTTCTTCGTCTACCAACCGTTCGGCCCGCTGTGGCTTCACGCTCACAGCCCCGGCGGCGCGTGGGCCGAAGCGGTCACCTCGGAGTACTCGGTCACGCTCCACCACCCGGATGGGACTGTTTCGCGTGTCGAGGGACCACAGGCGCTTGGCCCTCCGCTCAGCCCGTCGGACCTTGAATGGGCGCAGGCTTCCATTGACCGCGACCTCCAGCGGTTCGATCTCCGGAACCATCCCTTTGAGATTCCCGACCGCAAGCCGCCGCTTGCCGACATCTTCTTTGATCGAGCCGGTCGCTTGTGGGTCGAGAAGACGGGTACCGACGGGGAGGAGATGCGCGAAGCCGATGTATACGCCGGGTCCGCTCTGGTGGCGCGGTATCGCTGGCCGCGCCGCGTCAGCGTGGGAGATGTTCCCTGGGTCACTGAATCGGTGCTGTACGGCACCACAAGGGACTCGCTTGACGTACGGCGCGTCGCGCGAGTGCGGTTCGAGCCCGGTTCCTGA
- a CDS encoding 6-bladed beta-propeller, with product MFRQDVALYRPRPSIILVPLLLTALTSCEPEPASDTPTRETLPNGAVLVRYPTRPAVDSVGPAVIGARVDLKFGSLEGDDPNVTFGDVRGVQAASDGTIYVLDQQAAEVRVFDSSGGYQRTIARRGEGPGEIGGANGILLSGDTLLWIHDTRQWTIIGVDPTGAEIRRFVNPVMSFGPIWDGVFDHRGRYWRTTTHGEDDPASHPRPD from the coding sequence ATGTTCCGCCAAGACGTCGCCCTCTACAGGCCCCGCCCGTCCATCATTCTCGTCCCCTTGCTACTCACCGCGCTCACCTCCTGCGAACCGGAACCGGCATCCGACACCCCGACTCGCGAGACGCTTCCGAACGGTGCCGTCCTCGTCCGCTACCCAACCCGCCCCGCCGTGGACTCCGTCGGCCCGGCAGTCATCGGGGCGCGTGTGGACCTCAAGTTCGGATCCCTTGAGGGGGACGACCCGAACGTGACCTTCGGCGACGTTCGAGGCGTGCAGGCGGCCAGCGACGGGACCATCTACGTGCTGGACCAACAGGCCGCGGAGGTCCGCGTCTTCGATTCCAGCGGCGGGTACCAGCGGACGATCGCGAGGCGCGGCGAGGGGCCGGGCGAGATCGGTGGCGCCAACGGCATCCTCCTTTCCGGAGACACTCTCCTGTGGATCCACGACACCAGGCAGTGGACGATTATCGGAGTTGATCCCACCGGCGCGGAGATACGCCGGTTCGTAAACCCCGTCATGAGCTTCGGACCCATCTGGGACGGTGTGTTCGACCATCGGGGCCGCTACTGGCGGACGACCACTCATGGAGAAGACGACCCGGCTTCCCACCCCCGCCCGGACTGA